The Lichenihabitans psoromatis genome contains a region encoding:
- a CDS encoding AAA family ATPase has product MQTATAPRDLIADQLARHGYIPDQALATALWLMDMLKRPLLLEGEAGVGKTEIGRALASLHDTKLIRLQCYEGLDQNAALYEWNYQRQLLAIKAREGAEADGVEDLIFSERYLLERPLLAAIRQVKPPVLLIDEIDRADEEFEAFLLELLSDFQVSIPELGTITATSIPRVVLTSNGTRELSDALRRRCLYHYVDFPDVDREARILAARLPGIDARLAQQIASLVNSIRKEDLRKAPGVAETLDWAAALMGVGIARLHDDPAFVHESMMCLLKTAEDKSRVTREVTDRLLGKVA; this is encoded by the coding sequence GTGCAAACCGCAACCGCCCCACGCGACCTGATCGCCGATCAACTGGCGCGACACGGCTATATTCCGGATCAGGCTCTCGCTACGGCCTTGTGGCTGATGGACATGCTGAAGCGGCCGCTTTTGCTGGAAGGCGAAGCGGGCGTCGGCAAGACGGAGATCGGACGGGCCCTCGCGAGCCTGCACGACACCAAGCTGATCCGGCTGCAATGCTATGAGGGTCTCGACCAGAACGCAGCGCTTTATGAATGGAATTACCAGCGCCAGTTACTCGCCATCAAGGCGCGCGAAGGGGCCGAGGCCGACGGCGTCGAAGATCTTATCTTTTCGGAGCGCTATCTGCTCGAAAGACCGCTCCTGGCAGCCATCAGACAGGTCAAGCCGCCGGTTCTGCTGATCGACGAGATCGACCGGGCCGACGAGGAATTCGAGGCGTTCCTGCTGGAATTGCTCTCCGATTTCCAGGTTTCGATCCCGGAACTGGGCACGATCACGGCCACGTCGATTCCGCGCGTCGTGCTGACCTCGAACGGGACGCGCGAACTCTCCGATGCTCTGCGACGCCGGTGCCTCTATCATTATGTCGACTTTCCCGACGTCGACCGCGAGGCCCGCATTCTCGCGGCACGCCTGCCGGGGATCGATGCCAGGCTGGCCCAGCAGATCGCCAGTCTGGTCAATTCAATCCGCAAAGAGGATCTGCGGAAGGCGCCGGGCGTGGCAGAGACGCTCGACTGGGCTGCCGCTCTGATGGGCGTCGGCATCGCGCGACTGCATGACGATCCCGCCTTCGTGCATGAGAGCATGATGTGCCTCCTCAAAACGGCCGAGGACAAGAGCCGCGTGACGCGCGAGGTCACGGACCGGCTGCTCGGCAAGGTGGCCTGA
- a CDS encoding vWA domain-containing protein, giving the protein MAKARPLASDDPGPAIRHRLAGFATLLRHNGFAIGLAETRDALQLLGTAAGQASSSARSSLRALFCGRRSDWDRFDELFAAHWMQRGMKTVVRPRHVPKAAPALFGPDAEHDAPGSETGPADHIERLPDDDGAETIETRLPKRDQASAAEALGKKDFRHIVDADELAATHALAGRLARSMRARITRRYRSKARGKRLDLRRTIHRSIGTGGTPVRLIHRRRKPKPLRLVILLDVSGSMSVYAPVFVRFMHGVLGAFREAETFLFHTRLMHVTPALREKDAGRAVGRLSLLATGVGGGTEIGASLAAFNRFHARRVIHSRTAIMIISDGYDTGEPVRLASEMAALRRRCRRIAWLNPMIGWRDYAPEARGMKAALPFVDLFAPAHNLDSLLAIEPFLASL; this is encoded by the coding sequence ATGGCGAAAGCCCGACCCCTCGCCAGCGACGACCCCGGCCCCGCAATCCGCCATCGGCTGGCGGGCTTCGCGACGCTGTTGCGCCACAACGGCTTCGCGATCGGCTTGGCGGAAACGCGGGACGCGCTGCAGCTTCTCGGCACGGCTGCGGGGCAGGCATCATCCAGCGCGCGATCATCGCTTCGAGCTCTCTTTTGCGGGAGGCGATCGGACTGGGATCGGTTCGACGAGCTGTTCGCGGCCCATTGGATGCAGCGGGGCATGAAGACTGTGGTCCGTCCCCGACACGTTCCAAAGGCCGCGCCGGCGCTCTTCGGCCCGGACGCGGAGCATGACGCGCCAGGCAGCGAGACCGGGCCGGCTGACCATATCGAGCGCCTGCCCGACGATGACGGCGCCGAAACGATCGAGACCCGCTTACCGAAGCGCGATCAGGCGTCCGCCGCCGAGGCGCTGGGCAAGAAAGACTTTCGCCATATCGTGGATGCCGACGAGTTGGCCGCGACTCATGCCCTCGCCGGACGTCTCGCGCGATCGATGCGAGCGCGCATCACTCGACGCTACAGGAGCAAGGCGCGGGGCAAGCGTCTCGATCTGCGGCGCACGATCCACCGCAGCATTGGCACGGGAGGGACACCGGTCCGGCTGATCCATCGCCGCCGCAAGCCGAAGCCCCTGCGGCTGGTGATCCTGCTCGATGTGTCGGGATCCATGTCGGTCTATGCCCCCGTTTTTGTGCGTTTCATGCATGGCGTCTTGGGAGCGTTCCGGGAGGCCGAGACCTTCCTATTTCACACCCGACTGATGCATGTGACGCCCGCACTGCGCGAAAAGGATGCCGGACGAGCGGTGGGGCGACTGTCCCTGCTGGCGACGGGGGTCGGCGGCGGAACCGAGATCGGCGCCAGCCTCGCGGCATTCAACCGCTTTCATGCCCGTCGCGTGATCCATTCGCGAACCGCCATCATGATCATTTCGGACGGTTACGATACCGGCGAACCCGTGCGGCTCGCGTCCGAAATGGCCGCGCTTCGGCGGCGCTGCCGGCGTATCGCTTGGCTGAATCCGATGATCGGCTGGCGTGACTATGCCCCCGAGGCCCGCGGCATGAAGGCGGCACTGCCCTTCGTCGATCTCTTCGCGCCGGCCCATAACCTCGACAGCCTCCTGGCCATCGAGCCTTTCCTGGCGAGCCTCTAA